In Leptospira saintgironsiae, one genomic interval encodes:
- a CDS encoding YqjF family protein — MIINSEHRPWPIPKSSWRMKQIWHDLLFIHWPLPISMIRPFVPKRLEIDTFENQTWIGVVPFHMSGIRMKGLPVMPIASRFPEINVRVYVTLDGKPGVYFFSLDAESWLAVKVARAFYHLPYYLANLEVTEKENRILYQSQRTSSNGRFCFQAEYGATSDVFQAKKGSLDYWLTERYCLYSNNKNSLYRCEILHKPWPLQKADANIIQNTMADIEGIRLPDIKPIYHFSKKTEVLTWGLEKV; from the coding sequence ATGATAATCAACTCCGAACATAGACCTTGGCCAATTCCTAAAAGCAGTTGGAGAATGAAACAGATTTGGCATGATCTATTATTTATCCATTGGCCTTTGCCGATCTCAATGATCCGACCATTTGTTCCTAAACGTTTAGAAATTGATACATTCGAAAACCAAACTTGGATTGGAGTAGTGCCATTTCATATGAGCGGAATCAGAATGAAAGGTTTGCCTGTAATGCCGATCGCTTCTCGTTTTCCCGAAATTAATGTTAGAGTGTATGTTACTTTAGATGGAAAACCTGGAGTATATTTTTTCAGCTTAGATGCGGAGAGCTGGCTAGCAGTAAAAGTTGCGAGGGCATTTTATCATCTTCCTTATTATCTGGCGAATTTAGAGGTTACTGAAAAGGAAAATAGGATTTTGTATCAATCCCAAAGGACTTCTTCTAATGGTAGGTTTTGTTTTCAGGCGGAATATGGAGCGACTTCGGATGTTTTTCAGGCTAAGAAGGGGAGCCTGGATTATTGGTTAACTGAAAGATATTGTTTATATTCTAATAATAAAAATTCTTTATATAGATGTGAAATTTTGCATAAGCCTTGGCCTCTACAAAAAGCGGATGCAAACATTATCCAGAATACAATGGCTGATATAGAGGGGATTCGCCTTCCGGATATAAAACCGATATATCATTTTTCTAAAAAAACAGAAGTATTGACCTGGGGTTTAGAAAAAGTTTAA
- a CDS encoding NTP transferase domain-containing protein, with the protein MKAFFPCAGFGTRMGEWTKSLPKPLLKINNIPLIYYSLFHAKSWGVEDGILNLHYFGEKIQEELKDFKDPQLHFSQETPEILGTGGGIRTGIEKFWDLKDNFLVLNPDFILFPKPDFTPWPNEKDQERFDCILYLSKIPENANYTGLSLYDDMVQFTTGGYFYLGLSWMKAECLSDLEPNKPYDLADTFRKLSSQNRLGGKIFPGTFLDLGEKQFYEKYKDTDFSDRLSSDWVEFRGRISS; encoded by the coding sequence ATGAAAGCATTCTTTCCATGTGCAGGTTTCGGAACCAGGATGGGAGAATGGACCAAGTCTCTTCCTAAACCGCTATTAAAAATAAATAATATTCCTCTTATCTATTATTCTCTCTTCCATGCTAAGTCCTGGGGCGTGGAAGACGGCATCCTCAATCTGCATTATTTCGGGGAAAAAATACAAGAAGAGCTAAAAGATTTTAAAGATCCTCAATTACACTTTTCCCAAGAAACTCCCGAAATTTTAGGAACTGGTGGAGGGATTCGCACAGGAATCGAAAAATTTTGGGATTTGAAAGATAACTTCTTAGTCTTAAATCCCGATTTTATTCTTTTTCCAAAACCAGATTTTACTCCTTGGCCAAACGAAAAAGACCAAGAGAGATTCGATTGTATATTATATTTATCTAAAATTCCGGAAAATGCGAATTACACAGGACTCAGTTTGTATGACGACATGGTCCAATTTACAACAGGCGGATATTTTTATCTGGGACTTTCCTGGATGAAGGCAGAATGTCTTTCTGATCTAGAACCTAACAAACCTTATGATCTTGCAGATACATTCCGTAAACTTTCTTCTCAAAACCGCCTGGGTGGGAAAATTTTCCCGGGCACGTTTCTGGATCTAGGTGAAAAACAGTTTTACGAGAAATACAAGGACACTGATTTTTCGGACCGGCTTTCGAGCGATTGGGTTGAGTTTAGAGGTAGGATATCTTCTTAA
- a CDS encoding phosphotransferase → MNEVLSEIDFRFLAIDGKFPEKIDSLNPEASARRYYRAIYPDGTTKILCKDQVFQHDFQEVGHFLEHHGFKVPKIYKTDVFNKLMLLSDEGDSDLSSIQDDAEYRTFLVKSLELLVSLQKTRPEPPVSTREFDYEKLNFENKFTFSSYTNFSEMFKLKTKLRPEVVFFLEEASGFLAEYKDKVFCHRDFHARNIMLSPTGELTLIDFQDARMGTPFYDISSLLYDAYRPIPFAMRQGLFLLFLKLTDNRFKKPRECYYLQCLQRSYKALGSYFMLVAEKKQDKYRKSVLNCLDNLLEIVQVGLFPDQLFLFFHLLKKELSENTLFLEKL, encoded by the coding sequence ATGAACGAAGTTTTAAGTGAGATAGATTTTCGCTTCCTTGCGATAGATGGAAAGTTTCCTGAAAAGATAGACTCACTCAACCCGGAAGCTTCGGCACGCAGATATTATCGCGCAATATATCCTGATGGCACCACAAAGATCTTATGCAAAGACCAAGTCTTTCAGCATGATTTTCAAGAAGTTGGACATTTTTTAGAACACCACGGCTTCAAGGTCCCTAAAATATATAAGACGGATGTGTTCAATAAGCTTATGCTCCTTTCCGACGAAGGAGATTCAGATCTAAGTTCTATCCAAGATGATGCAGAATATAGGACCTTTTTAGTAAAATCTTTGGAACTTTTGGTTTCTCTACAAAAAACCAGACCGGAACCTCCGGTTTCCACTCGTGAATTCGACTATGAAAAGTTAAATTTCGAAAATAAGTTTACGTTTTCTTCATATACTAATTTCTCTGAAATGTTCAAACTCAAGACTAAACTTAGACCAGAAGTTGTTTTTTTCTTGGAAGAAGCTTCTGGGTTTTTAGCAGAATATAAGGACAAGGTATTCTGTCATCGGGACTTTCATGCACGGAACATCATGCTCTCCCCTACTGGAGAATTGACATTGATCGATTTCCAAGATGCAAGAATGGGAACTCCATTCTATGACATTTCTAGTCTGCTATACGATGCGTATAGACCGATCCCGTTTGCGATGAGACAGGGGCTTTTCCTTCTCTTCCTAAAACTCACCGATAATAGATTCAAAAAACCAAGAGAATGTTATTATTTACAATGTTTACAAAGATCCTACAAGGCACTTGGATCTTATTTTATGTTAGTTGCGGAAAAGAAGCAGGACAAATACAGAAAGAGTGTTCTCAACTGTTTAGATAATTTATTAGAGATTGTACAAGTTGGACTTTTCCCGGACCAATTGTTTTTATTCTTTCATCTACTAAAGAAAGAATTATCCGAGAATACTTTATTTTTGGAAAAACTTTAG
- a CDS encoding hybrid sensor histidine kinase/response regulator: MTRERNPNVLIIDDEAEIRTALERVISREGYHVFLAEDFESAMTIVRDHAVDIVISDILMGGKDGIEVAREIKKYNSNIPVILITGNPQLHTAEEALRNRVFDYISKPVSRQNILAALENARKEKEDRDRKSKKIIKAVREKTHFAQQSKDLNYRNSLILETTGDCVITLDEDLLIRGANEAAIRNFGYLENEIVGQKITLLISDENTGAYLERIAHLMSRKSDQNIARLHNAELVSRSGEKFNFDISVCRYELNGKTYYTGIARDITQKNIISEKLIDAERRAFLTTIASSIGHEINNALTAIQGFIEVARLPDADEPIKDKAISVTWNQITKLKNLTFNLLQLGKPGDSGRAKEDLDLNEVVESVIEVFRKTTRLKYCEIVFDRSPEKTAVHSNADQLSLLFSNIFLNSADATENKGRIEISVGEKNHHPMVKIRDNGVGMSKDILNKIFQPYFTTKKTGQGTGLGMFVAKEIADVFGIRIEIDSEPEKGTEFRLVFPDKL, encoded by the coding sequence ATGACAAGGGAAAGAAATCCCAACGTATTGATCATCGACGATGAGGCGGAAATAAGAACCGCTTTAGAACGTGTAATCTCTAGAGAAGGATATCATGTTTTTCTTGCAGAAGATTTCGAATCCGCAATGACAATCGTAAGAGATCACGCAGTTGATATAGTAATTTCTGATATTCTAATGGGCGGAAAAGACGGGATCGAAGTCGCAAGAGAGATCAAAAAATATAATTCTAATATTCCGGTAATACTCATAACAGGAAACCCTCAACTTCATACCGCTGAAGAAGCTCTTAGAAATAGAGTATTCGATTATATTTCCAAGCCTGTCAGCAGGCAAAACATCTTAGCTGCATTAGAGAATGCCCGTAAAGAAAAAGAAGATAGAGACAGAAAATCTAAAAAGATCATAAAAGCAGTCCGTGAAAAGACTCACTTCGCTCAGCAGTCTAAAGATCTAAATTATCGTAATAGTTTAATTTTAGAAACCACTGGCGACTGTGTGATCACCCTTGACGAAGATCTTCTTATCCGAGGAGCAAACGAAGCTGCTATTCGGAACTTCGGATACTTAGAAAATGAAATCGTAGGACAAAAGATTACCCTTCTAATTTCTGATGAAAATACCGGCGCGTATTTGGAAAGGATCGCTCATTTGATGAGCCGTAAATCTGACCAAAATATTGCTAGATTACATAATGCGGAATTAGTGAGCAGAAGTGGAGAAAAATTCAATTTTGATATTTCTGTATGTAGATATGAACTAAATGGAAAAACATATTATACTGGGATCGCGAGAGACATTACACAGAAAAATATTATCTCAGAAAAACTAATCGACGCAGAAAGAAGAGCATTCTTAACCACAATCGCTTCGAGCATTGGTCATGAGATCAATAATGCACTCACTGCCATCCAAGGTTTTATAGAAGTAGCAAGACTTCCAGATGCTGATGAACCTATCAAAGATAAGGCAATCTCAGTTACCTGGAACCAGATCACAAAATTAAAGAACCTGACTTTCAACTTATTACAACTTGGAAAACCTGGAGATTCAGGCAGAGCCAAAGAAGATTTGGATCTAAACGAAGTAGTAGAATCTGTAATAGAAGTTTTTAGAAAGACTACTCGTTTAAAATATTGTGAGATTGTATTTGATAGAAGTCCCGAAAAAACAGCAGTGCATTCTAACGCAGATCAATTGAGTCTTTTATTCTCTAATATCTTTTTAAATTCTGCAGACGCTACTGAGAATAAAGGAAGAATAGAGATCTCTGTAGGAGAAAAAAATCATCATCCTATGGTTAAGATCAGGGATAACGGGGTCGGGATGAGCAAAGATATTTTGAATAAGATCTTTCAACCTTACTTCACCACAAAGAAAACAGGCCAAGGCACTGGGCTTGGAATGTTCGTTGCAAAAGAGATAGCCGATGTATTCGGGATACGAATAGAAATCGATTCTGAGCCGGAAAAAGGCACCGAATTCCGCTTGGTCTTTCCGGACAAATTGTAG